In the genome of Mastomys coucha isolate ucsf_1 unplaced genomic scaffold, UCSF_Mcou_1 pScaffold21, whole genome shotgun sequence, the window GAAAactatatgtaaaaaaaattacaagtgtCTCTACATTGTCTGGCAAGCAGGTGACAGCAGTGTTACAGTACACATTCTGGGCTGAGCATCAGTTTGGCTTGGCAGGACTCCAAGGAAGGGTATGATAGACATGAGATTaagaagttttgttttgctttactgtTCTTGAGGGTtgagtgaaaacaaaataaaaaggctttCTGGTAACAGAtcagcctctgctccagagaATAAATGTTAGGCTGGAAATCCATATTTGTTTACACTGCACCACGTGTCTACACAGTCCTCACCAGATTCCTAACTATCTGTTGGACTTACATGTATTCAGAGCTTTCATCGTGGTATCTCTAGTATAGacatgttgcttttttttttttttaagtttatttattttgctggtCTCACAGTAGAAACCTCAGCAGGACCCCAACGTGCAGACTGCTGGCATGCAATTACACTCAACTCCCAAGAGGCACTGAAATCATTCAGCTGCACAaaacccttcctttcctttcatgcCTGCATTTACTTGAGTATTAAGTGCTGGATAAATATAAGCCTGGCAATAACAGTTTCCCTGTTAGAAGACCCATAGTGTTCCTCCCCAGGCGTCATTTATGCAGCAAACTcttcaggaagagtccaaacttACACAATGGATGCACCTGTGACTACAATCAGACAGAGTTCACACTTCTAACTGCTGTTTTGACTCTTCTAGAATGCATGTGAGACAAACTACTAGATGCTAAGATGTAGTTCTTCAAATGATAGGATGAAGAATCCTTGTGACTCCATACAAACTCTAAATTCTACATGAATAAGAGCTAGTCATATGTAGCCAGTCCTGAGATTATACAACTTCAAACATATGGTAGCAACAGAGTTGTTACCCCAGCCCCCTTAGTCCTCTAACCCTAGGATCCTGCATTGGATTCTCATGTTTAGACTCTACCAATACTGCCTCCATAGCCTCAAACATGTGGTTTGTTCCTTCAAGGCCTGTCCTCATTTCCAGAGATTAACAACTACAAATACACACCAGAAGCTCACACTGCTTTGAACCCCCACCTCATCACAGTTGTTAGCCACTCCGTTCCTATGTTCTGATTAACGTTAGCCACTCCGTTCCTATGTTCTGATTAACACTCCTGCCCCAAAATGAATTCTGAATAGGTTCTACTCGAAATCTTCTCTCCTCCTAACTTTTCTCAATTTTCTAACTAGAATTATTATACATGTCATCACttgaaaaaaaactaataatgCAAAGGTAAATACTTTCAATTCTACTTTCACATTAAAACTGCAAAGCACTGGCACTTTTCTCCTTCGTCATCAACACCGTTCTCATTCAGGACCGTTACCTTGTGCTGAGTCTGCTGTTCTCATTCACTTTGACTACATCACCACCTACCTATTCTCCACCACAGTCAGGGAATCTTTAAGTATAAGTTAGATCATGTCACTCTCTTAATGGCCAAGTGTACTGTAAATAAAGCCCACTTCCCACATCTCTGAGGTCCCACCCATGTTTGGCAGTTCTACAGGATTATCTTGAGCCTTTtctaccttcctcctcctcctcacttcaATCCAGTCAATCTAACCTTCtcactaaaaaacaaacaggtcTCACATTAACCCTTCCTCTAGAGTCCTCACGTATGCTTGAGTAGCCTCAGGTTGGTCATTAGGTAAAGGCTTTCACCACCCTCCACCATCTCAGTGAGATGGCCTCTTACAGTAGCATTCTTTCACTACCCAAGGCAAAGGGAGTGAGGCTCTCCACAATATTTTTACAACTAACACTTTTGAACAGTTTTAAACTAGATAGCCACTAGGGACACAACAGAACATTTTAAGTTTCTAATTATGTGAATTAATGAACTAGCAATTTTAGGCATAGCTCATCAAAAATATGTCCTGTTAGCTAAGGaggaataatataataaatataaaaaaggtTCTTACCTTCTCAACTTTTTTCTGTTTAACAGGGGGTTCAAATCTATCATTGGCCCCAAAATATTGAGTTAGCTCTTTCCACTGGGTCTCACTTGAGGACTGCTCACTGCAAGAAGATAAATTAACTCTGTGTACATAAATTATGGCTCTTTTTACTTTGTCTATTTTTAACTGGATAATAATTACTCTTCAAAGACTACTTCTCACGTCTGACCATTAACAAAGGCAAGTAGGGCAGCAATCTAGAACATTCCACCACACTGCTGAATAGTAACTACTTTAAAATCTACCTACCTGGGagattctttttcattcttcaatTTGCCTAAAAGGAATTTAGAGTGTCAATGCTTAATTATGCAGCTATTATTTCAAAATCATGTTTTAAGAAATTAACACAATTAATCAACTTAAAGTTAGCACAACTAACaacctaaatttaaaaataaacaccttTTTTGGAgcgttttctttttttctgtctgaatCTTGGCGTTGAATTTTTCtgttcagaattttttttatgcAATTCTTGAAATTTCtatgtaaaaagagaaaaggtatgtgtgtgcatgtgactgaaGATAAACATACAGTTTAAAAATGAACAGACGTGTTAAATAAAATCCTTATGCTCTGCCATTTCTAAAGACACCAACTAAGGAATTCTGTTCTTGAGCTACTTTAGTCCTCTCAACCCTCAGCTGAATTGGGACATTCGCTTGTTCTGATATAAGCTGTCTGATAATGGAGAATGAAGCTCAATAGCTCATAtaattaaaggaagaaataaagaaataaactcatTTATCATGTTAGGTAGATAATCCTATGAAGTAGATAATCCTTATGAAGGTTTTACTACGTctacttatgtaaaataaaactagacTCCAACTAGTATCCAACAATAGAAGTATTGAGGCCCCTCTACTGTCTGTTGTATCCCAACATACTTTGCCCACAGCACAgagaacacatgtacacatgcatactttCCTAACCACACAGAGGGAAACCTACATGCCACATATTTAGGGGAATCCCAGAAGGACACTTCTCATATGCATCTGCATCAgcctctgtctccgtctctggcTGGCCTGCCGGGAAGTCTGGCACTGCTGGCTTCATACTGCTGCCAGTCTTTCCATCTTCCTGTAAATTCAGTTCTGAAGGCTCTGGGTTCTCTAGTGTGATTTCATCTGCTGAATTTGACTCAACGTCACTTTCATTTAGTCCAGGAGGTAACAGTCCACTCCACATCTTTTCTTCTaataggagagagggaaggatgaaTTCAAACTCAAGTAGTAGCCatggaaactattttaaaacCACTAACAGATACCACAGGAGACCAATATGTCTGCCAATGACCTAGGGACAGCCAACTTaaactttaaaatctaaaatgggttttaaatttaaaatggatAAAGCAGAACCCTGATTTATCTAAAGTATGGATTATTCTGACTAAACGAAACTTAGTAAAGCACTCATGGCTCAAGAATGTCAGTAAGAacttaaaacaatgtatttttaaatttttattctgttttgttcttttactaAGACAGGGCCTTACCCTAGAGCTCAGGCTGGCCAAGAATTCCTAAagaccctcctgcttcagcctcttaaaATGCTGCAATTATACACATGAAACATCACAACTAATTTAAGGCTTAAAATACCTTGTTTCTTACTGTATCCatgaaagaatgaaataaaggtTGATGTGTCATCTATACTGAAGCATATATAACTTTCAAAGGGCGTATTGTCTAAGAATACAGatatataatctatattataTATCTGTATTTTAAAGGGTATAGCAATATGTGCCAAtaagatagctcagcaagtaaaggcacttgccaccaaccctgacgacctgagttccaCCGCACATGGTAGGTGAAAAACAACTCCTGCAAGATGTCCTCTTATCTCTATCTGTGTGCTATGGCATGGACacccacacctatacacacatataaatgtaaaaaataaataaataaataaataaataaataaaagcatggaggtaaaaaaatatatcctaattttaaattttacactGTTTGGTAAAATTaactaaatgaaatataaatctAAGATTTAGCAGGCATATAGCTTTCTTGAATAACAACAGTATGTATTTGGGAAATAAGTTCAGCATAGTATTTGGCATTATTTGTATTGCCCAATGGTATATCACTAAGTTTCATGAAAATGACTTTTAGAATTAGTGTAATCATGTGCAAAGATTATCAAAGTTTCATTTGATCTCCATAGTACAGCTTATTTCTTCATACAACTGAGCCCAAAACAGTAGCATTTCTCAAGATTTATCATCAGTGAAGAACAGAAAGCTATGTTACTGGGTCTCCTCACTCTCTGCAGGTCACAGGTATCAGGATCTCTGCATtacttttaattacatatttctttGAAGGACCTCCTCAGATTTAAAGAAgcaatgtttttgtgttttaggATAAGTTTATCACTATTTGATTTTCTGAAACATTCTCTTGCTTTTTCAGAAGACTCAACTGGACTCCTGACTCCAGTTCCTCTAGAAGAAGGAAATTACTTAACCACCCTcatcctcagtttcttcatctgtggcACAGGATAATGACACTGGTTAGtctgaggattaaatgagatacaACACACTGCAGCATTCAGGACATTCTAGAGCTCAATGAATGCTTAgtgttaaaaaaattttttaaataaacttgaactgtacatcaaaaaaaaaaaaggaaaagaaaacaacaaatgttCCGTGGTTCTTGCTATTATTTCTGTAGCCGTGAATGCATTTTTATCACTCCTAATACGGAAGAACCCATAAGATACCTTTGAAGTTTCTAATATTTGTAGTGTTTCATTTATCAACTGATACAAATCATGTTCCTCCCTGATATCCAGTTTGACATGAAGCTTCTCTAAATAAACCTTGTACTTGGCCTTCTGAATAGAGCAAAAACACAGGAGGCAGGAAATCAGACAATTAATGAAACTCAAATATTAATGTTTCTCATTTATAAAGGGTTTCTCTAAACTACTGTGTGTAATTTTCTATCCAGAATTTATGTTCAGCTCAAAGTAGAGACCCCAAATTATATGTGTTTTGAGTTATAAAACCTGCATCTCCCCCCTAAGCTTGGTCTGTAGGTTTTAAAAGACAAGATAAAGGAAGTCTTGAGATACGCTGTAAAATATGCCAGCAAGGAGAACAGAGTAGTAAAGCATCTGCAACATCTTAGGTTCATTATCTAGTTGAAGATATCAAAACTTTAACaaatttcagacatttttttaagCATGCCTGGGCCTACTATAGAAAAACTGCCCATGGCAATTCTCGCTGCATGCTAGATACTCTCCAAGAGTTTGGGAACCAAAGTACACAAAGAAGAGAGAACCAGGTGTTTCACAGAACAGTATCTATACCGTGGCATGGAAATGTCACTCAGCCTGGACCTTAGATAGCATGGCAGACCTCTGAGCACATCTGGAGTTTCACAATCTATGTTCTGGGCATTCAAATGTGATTCCCCAACGAGAGCAGTCTCAGGTACCCTACAGAAGGTACCTTTTCCTCATCAGTTTTCAGGCAGCTACCCAGTTTTCACAGTTTTTTGAACTTTCTCAAAATTACTTTTATGACTGCTGATATGGCATTTAATATGGTATTTTCCTGGCTTGACAGTTTCTTAAATGGacctgaagaaagaaaagttaaaagatTCTCCAAATCCATAGTACAAAACTCAaataaggtttgtttgtttgtttttaactcagTCCCTTAAAATCTTTAATCACACATCAGTTTCACGTGATACTGCAGGAAGGggtggcacaaaaaaaaaaaaaaaaaaaacagatgtaaGGGAGATTAAGGTTTTTGCTGATAAACACAGGTAACTGCTGATAATGAGCCTGCTAAACAGAGCTGTCCAGTTAAGAAGCAGTTCAACTGTAAACTAGCCATTATGGAGAGGCTGACTAGCAATTTCTGCCTTGGGCCCAGTTTGAAGATGCTCTTTCTATTCCCGGCACAGACATGTCACTCATACAGTTTCCAACTGGCATCCTGTTACTCCTGTTTGGGATTCTCTGAAGAGTGATTATTTCTTTGAAGTGACTCTTTCATTCCTTTCAGGttatatgtctttaaaaatcCTAGAATAAAAATCTGAGAATATTCACTCAGCCATTCTAAAAAGATGTGGAATACCAGACAAACCGAAACTCAATTCTTCTATGTAGATTAGAGCCAGGCCCATAGCACAGAAAATGAATTAACTTGTAAGTTTTCAGTTTTTAGCCTGTAACCCGTTATTTAATTTAATCATATCCTCAAGGAAGATGTAAATGAGCcatatttctccttttttctagTTTGAAATATCACTTCTTCATTTCCTATACTCATCGCCAATGCAGTTAGGATTTAGTCCATCTATTTTGTGTACAATATGGGACATATTGTCTAGTTCTGGGCAGACATCATTTGCTAATCAACTGAAAGTATTTACACACTGTTCTAAGTCTAAATAAAAAGGGCTTTCTTTCACCCTCAAAGAACAACCATAGCCATTACTGAGCATACTTTGGCAGAAAACAACGCATTTTAAACAAAGTGGTTCAGCACCTGGTAATCTATGTAGCCTTATAAAGTTTTATAATGAAAGTACTGGAAGTAACTAAGCTaattatcagtattttttttaaatccaattattttattttccccctGGTAGCACAGTATCATCTACCTTTAGGTAAGAAAACCTAAATCCAGTAAAGCATTATTCTTTACCTGTTACCTGAGATGTTGACTATACAACtcattcttcattaaaaaaaaaaaattaaaaaggatttAGTAAATACCATCTCTTGAGATAcagaaaccatatatatatatatatatatatgtgtgtgtatatatatatatatatatatatatatatatatatatatataaattataaaagttCTAGTTTATACCAGTTCTGGAGATGACTAGTTATAGGTGCAAAAATAGTCTTGAAAGTCAGATGACTTCCATCCTGAGCAGGCCATTGTATTTGCCTAGGTCTCCATTCTTGCTAAGCTCTAAAATAAAGGTATGGTCAGATACCAGTGAGATGtctcacacacacctttaaaatgtttatgatcTTAATGATCTCAGTGTCCTAAATGCCCAGAGCTGCCTTACCCTTTAATCAATATAAACACTTCTCTCAACTACCTCACAAGATGACCAGTTTTCAGAGGCTCTGCACAGGGGGTACTGAAAGGGGGCAGGAAACCAAGTTACAACAAAAGACAGACAAGCagcaggagaaaaacaaagcagacaCAGGGCACACAAACCAAGAGGTAGACACTAATCCTCATCACAACACTCATTAGAAACTAACAGTAACCCTTACTACAATTGGCCAAAATCATCGTGACCCACTTATGACTGACAGCTTTAAATTATGAACTTTTAGAGGGCAAAGTTGGTGATGAATCCTTGGAGACAAAGATTTGGGAGACCGGCCAAAACAGTGGTTCTAGGCTATAATTACATGATTGGTAAAATTTACTAGTAATTTTTTTCTGCACTTTTTGCATATGAAAAACCAGGGAAGATATTATGCTAATTAACACACATAGAGTCACATTTAGAGATTTGAGAAATGTATTTCTAGACCACAAAACTGCTTACAACCAATAAATACCCAAAGGATAAAATCTGCACATCCAACAAATGTTCTACTATGCCAGAATTTAAACTGTATTTCCATCAAGTGGCTGTCTTATGTATTCAATTTTAAATAATCACAAACATCTAAATTTAATCGTATTTGTAAAATAATTGTAACCTCTAACCTATAAGAGCATAATAATTTAGTTCCTGAACTTTGGAACTAGTTAACTTACATACTTTTAGGCTTAAGATATCAACATTAATGTAAATGTCTTATTTATTGTTAGAAAATGTGTTCTTCCTTCTCAAAACGACACAGAAAACACGAGGGGGAATcaggggcctgagttcagatttaCTCCAAataatctatttctttttgttttttactctcaAGAGTGGGTGAGTTTGAATTAAAACCATGTTTACAGTCAAGTCTTGAAAACCACTTTTCCCCCGAGACCCTCTCGACCTTGTGTGAAAAGATTTTAAACCATGCAATCCATGCCACTGTACAAATACTTACAAAATTCAAAACTGAGAGGGTGGCTCTAAAAGGCACACCCCTTCCCGCACAGCCAGCCCGGACAACCTGGAACTCTGCGGCACTCGCCTGGTGGGAAGCCGTACCACCTACAGCTCTCGAGCCGCGTCAGAATTCGCACCCGGAAGCCGGCGGGGCGGCGAGCCGCAAGCCTCGCTCTGGTTAGCCCGAGTTGCTGTCAGGACACGACGAGTGCAACAGGAGCCCGCTTCCGCGCTCCTCGCTCGCCGGGGACCGGACGGCTACCTCACGACACCCTCGGAGCCCAGCAGGGTCGCCCGAACCCACAGTTTTCCTAGCCCGCACCAGCGTCCGCGCGGGAGATCTGCGAGGATGAGCCGCCCCGACTCCTGAGCCGCCCTCACTGCCTCGGAACACAGCTCGACAGGCCGCCGCGAATCCTGCCGCCAAGTCGCGCCGCGCGAAGCCGAACTTACCGGGCAGGAAACAGCGGCTCGGCGGCCATCTTAGGACCCTGCCAACATCGTGTCTTCTGATTGGCTCCGGTGGCTCAGCCAATCGGCTGCAGCCGTTCTGCCCTGTGGTCGCCTAGGGAACAACCTGGTTTCCCTTAGCTCCTCTGCTAGGAGGAGGCTGTTAggctttttgcttttggtttttgtttgtttttctccttttcctcactTTGACCGAgcgatttattttttaaaaagctttgttCTTCCCTCGCTCCTTTCCTGTGCTGATGAGCCTGGCTAAGGAAAGTGCTGACTTCGACGCCCAGCTGAGTTCAACTGAGAACTGTAAATGATCTCTTCAAgaaatgcttttcttcctttgctttcttgcCTCCCCTCCACAACTCCCCCGCCTTTCCTCAAATATAAGCAATATCTTTTTTGCGTATATTTGAGTGTCCACTGTGTTCCAGGCCTCATGCAATTCTCAACTGATTCCTGTTCTCCAGGGACTTACCAATCTGGTTGACCGAATCAAATGCAGCTAAACACCCCCTATTTGTTTACCAGGCTGGCATAGTGTATAGGTCCTGATGAGGGGTTTACAGGCGTGTAAATGAGGAAAAGACCAGTAATTTTCACCATATGAAGACAGTAAATCCAGGCGATGATACAGGGATGAAGTAGGACCACTTCAGAAATGCTTCCATTTTCTGAAGTACTGTTCTATAATCAGATTATGTTCCTATTTTCTTGTGATGGTTATATAAGACACTATGGggctgagagatagctcagtgagaacctgagttcattccATCCTTAGaatccatattttaaaagccagaggtggcagccagcactgaggaggcagacaggcagactagcctggcaagctccaggccagtgaccACAAAAGACAGGTGGGCATCCTTAAGGAAATACACTTGGGAGTTGTCTTCTGAACTCTATGCACGTGCATTAGAATACATATATGGCACATGCGCACACAAAATACAAAGCCttgaacaagttaaaaaaaaacttgtgacAAATTAAACTTTGCAGAATTTATTTGAACAAACAGCTGTTTCATGAATAGAGGAGTACTCTGGCCCAGTCAAAGTTCAGAGTATTCCATCAGTGAGCAAGCAATCTTTGCAgattaaaaaagggaaaaaaacttaTATAATAGTGTGGTTGCTCATATCTTGGTATTTATCCTTATAAAAACATAGTCTGATCAGCTATCATACTGACTGGCTAAATGCCAACTACTATGACTGACTAAAACCCAGCAACATGTTATAAGAATACTAACATACTAACATAAGTGAGGCTGCAGTTCAATCTATTTAGTTATTCATAGCAAGGAGTTAGTTGTAGGCCAAACTTAATGCACACATCGCTTAACTTACAGTAATTTTCACTTATTTACAGTATGAACaagaaccttttaaaatattctgatgTACAAAATTCTTGCCTGTATTCCATAATGTGAATGGATTAAGCATTATTACATATTTAATCCTACTATTTAAACACACATTATACCCATGCATTGTCCAATATCTTCTGGAAGATAGGCCAAGTTTATGATGTAGTGTTCTAGAATCCTAATTTGATAAGTTTGTGTGGCAGAGGATCCCTTTCAAACTTTCCCTGACTCTAGAGAAAAGCAAAGCTGCGACATTGAGCAGCTAATTGCTGTGTCAGCTTGTTGTgagttgctataacaaaataccacagactgGGTATCTTAAtgcatttctccagctctggatACTGTGACGTCTGGTAGCATGGTCTTTTCTCTTGGCTTGTAAGCAGCTACTAGCTCTGTGTGCTCACATGACCTAGTTGGAACACAGTTTAGGAGAGTGCTCTGGAGCCCTCATAAGAACACTAATGGGACCAGGTCAAAGACCCATCCTTTCAATTTAATATACTCCCTTAAAGAGCCCCTCTCTAGATATAGCTATGTGGTAGATTAAGGCTTCTACATGGATTTGGtggaaagaaaacatctattcCATAACAACTGCTAGACGAAGAGGGGTGACCAGAATAGTGAGAGGGTAGGGAAGAAGCTATAGCGTGGGGTGGAAAGAAATAATGCCAGCATGACTAGACCCTAGTTATTTCTACATACATCCCATCCATGAACACTCATCCATGAACAGTCACTGCAAGTGACTGTGCATTGGATAGAACTGGAATAAAAATGCCAAAGATGTACAATCTtagcatatatatgtttatatatgtatataattacgTGTATATTTTTCCAAACGTTAATATGAAATGTCTTAAATACCCGCTTATGACACTAATAAAGTTTGATAAAAGACATAAGGCCATATCTCAGATTTTTGTTCTGGTTCAAGCTGTGAGGCTATCAACTTCTGCATACTATGTTTTGCAAGTTTTCTAAGGAAACCGTCAgcaatttgatttattttaatcaataaaTTTATCTTCCCTCCAGAAAATTCCTACTCTGGAAACCTGCCAAGCCATGTGTTTTGTGAATGAAATACTTGTATTTTTGAAATTTCAGTGAAACATAGATTTGTTGAATACTTTTTAGTAAATCATGGTGAAATATGCCATGCAGCTAGTGAATTGTGCTGGAATTGTATTGCATCTGGCACTAATTTCAAGCATGTAAGTTTCATTTAAATTTCTCATATCTTCAAAAACACAAAGCAGTTTTTCTCTGCCAAGGAACATTAAGGAGTATTAACAGTTTTCCctcacatttaatatttttagtacAGAGATTAAAAGTCACACCCATGACATAAAAGATGAATTGTGGATTTCTTTTTGGTAGCTGCTAAATCTCTGATTGATGGAAATGTTCTCCAAATATAATGAAGTCCCTCAACTATTTCTCATTTGGATAAAATGAATACAACTTTGTTGAACATGTAATAAATATGCTTCTTGCTGAAACTGAAAAAGAATAATTAACTTTCTTCTATACAAAGtacttctttttcaaaattgcAAAAATATGGTCTCCTGACTTATGTAGAGAAATTGAAACCAGGGAGTTCTAAATCTCATAATTGTGTTGCTATCCATCATGATCGAGAACAAtttatctgattttcttttttacattttcagagaaaaacatttctaaacaATGTTAAGATTTTCAAGAATACAATTAATAGCCAACACTATAATATCTGCAAGAACTACCATCTGAGGAAAGAATTTTTCTGTAATATAGGGATTGATGAATACTCTATACCAAGAAGCACCTTTTCCTTATTGTTCATGTTCAATACTTTCAAATTCTTCAGGTCTAATGGGGAAAGACAACAGAAGAGGAAAGTTTAAggagtatttgtgtatgtttatattttgccCTTAGGATCTTACACAGCCCTATGAGGTAGGTATGTGTGCATCCTTTTTATAGTTAAGATTTGAGATAAATTGTCTAAGCCATACATCCAGTGATGTACAGAAACAAGATAAGGCATACAAAGTTAACCATCAACACAATGGACATGCTGGACACTGAGTTTCTGCTTCCCCCAACTATTATATACTGCCTCATAAGAGGAGGTTCCTTAGAAATCCCAGCACAGAACAGTCAAAAGTGTAGACATCTGAAATGATCAGGGTAATGGCATATCCACTGAGATCTCATGAAAAGAGAAGTTTCTGTCTCCTTCCTATTACCATACAGTGGTGAGTGATCACAGCCTATCAGCAGCCTCTGGACATCCCTGGTTTGATGCATTGAAATCTGTTAGTCTCTCCCTCTTCTTAACACTTTCACTTTAAAAGACACTCCACGACCCACTTCATCTCTCCATGTGAAGCCATGTGTATCAAGTGTAATATGAAGCCTAGTATA includes:
- the Fam204a gene encoding protein FAM204A; translation: MWSGLLPPGLNESDVESNSADEITLENPEPSELNLQEDGKTGSSMKPAVPDFPAGQPETETEADADAYEKCPSGIPLNMWHKFQELHKKNSEQKNSTPRFRQKKRKRSKKGKLKNEKESPSEQSSSETQWKELTQYFGANDRFEPPVKQKKVEKSGLEKRIDQAVEEWDVEKAEELSNQLATRELGVKIAKAIACHKFVKAKKEAENSQAARKKKKLAWGFEAKKRWETKSNMGYM